The Magnolia sinica isolate HGM2019 chromosome 10, MsV1, whole genome shotgun sequence genome includes a window with the following:
- the LOC131217080 gene encoding tubby-like protein 4, which yields MPGFKKSSSVSRQSSYNSLYLNPLNEFKHNRSFSDGDRNGSPAVVGLHMCRNHAAVVCGGKENAVPKSASSLPSKTKPFLSERKTPSSTPLQNRPLLKPSSLQLCMQMNEPESAFRSGPVVFKDENSNPSNVWDYSDSDAAPASSWSTLPNRSLLYRPLPLDIGRCTCIIVKEASEELGGASLYSLYTNEGQGRQDRKLAVARHRRRNGRSEFIIAQNAKGISCGSDESFMGTITANLMGSRYSIWDQGNPFDSSLKKKSKLLLAVVTFTPTITTLTGSFRSMRAWIPKHQSMQLKNATQIQHANGLPKNWEEKTNKTHQLFSKVPYYNNVSKRYELDFRERGRAPGLRIRTSVKNFQLTMEEKGKQSILQLGRIGKSKYVMDYRFPLTAYQAFCICLASIDSKLCCSV from the exons ATGCCGGGATTCAAGAAATCCTCCTCAGTATCTCGCCAATCTTCATACAATTCCCTCTATCTGAATCCTCTCAATGAGTTTAAGCACAACAGAAGCTTCAGCGATGGCGACCGCAACGGAAGCCCCGCTGTGGTCGGCCTCCACATGTGCCGCAACCATGCCGCCGTCGTCTGCGGCGGCAAGGAGAATGCCGTACCCAAAAGCGCTTCTTCGCTGCCGTCGAAGACGAAGCCGTTTCTTTCCGAGAGGAAAACACCCTCTTCAACCCCGCTCCAAAACAGGCCTCTGTTGAAGCCTTCTTCTCTCCAGCTCTGTATGCAGATGAACGAGCCTGAATCAGCGTTCCGGTCGGGTCCGGTCGTTTTCAAGGATGAGAATTCCAACCCGTCGAATGTGTGGGACTATTCGGATTCGGATGCGGCACCCGCCTCTTCTTGGTCTACACTTCCTAATAG GTCGTTGTTGTATAGGCCTCTTCCATTGGACATTGGGAGGTGTACTTGTATTATAGTGAAGGAAGCATCAGAAGAGCTTGGTGGGGCCTCTCTCTATTCTCTTTACACTAAT GAGGGACAAGGACGGCAGGACAGGAAACTTGCCGTTGCTCGACACAGACGTCGAAATGGTCGTTCTGAGTTCATCATAGCTCAAAATGCAAAGGGGATATCCTGTGGTTCTGATGAGAGTTTCATGGGGACTATAACAGCTAACCTCATGGGATCAAGATACAGCATATGGGACCAG GGGAACCCTTTTGATTCCTCCCTAAAGAAAAAATCTAAGCTCCTTCTCGCTGTTGTAAC ATTCACACCTACCATAACCACCTTGACAGGAAGTTTCAGAAGCATGAGGGCGTGGATACCCAAGCACCAATCAATGCAGTTAAAGAATGCCACTCAG ATTCAACATGCCAATGGACTACCCAAGAATTGGGAGGAGAAGACGAACAAAACCCACCAGCTCTTTTCCAAGGTCCCATATTACAATAAT GTGTCTAAGCGATATGAGTTGGACTTCAGAGAGAGGGGAAGAGCACCGGGGCTTAGAATTCGAACATCAGTAAAGAATTTCCAGTTGACTATGGAG GAGAAGGGAAAGCAATCAATTCTGCAACTAGGACGGATTGGGAAATCAAAGTATGTGATGGATTATAG ATTTCCGCTGACCGCATATCAAGCTTTCTGCATATGTTTGGCATCAATTGATTCGAAGCTCTGTTGCTCAGTGTAA